A region from the Vicia villosa cultivar HV-30 ecotype Madison, WI linkage group LG3, Vvil1.0, whole genome shotgun sequence genome encodes:
- the LOC131593560 gene encoding putative FBD-associated F-box protein At3g50710, producing MADRISNLPDPILCDILSFLPTKFAVSTTVLSHRWKSLHLHLPTLYFEDETFQHFKSFIRFLSTKFYSREITVPIHSFTFKRDSSFRNQRIVNIILIWIFERLRLDNLHFLEITFHENLNARLPKHISCKNLQVLKLNYVIMTDINISTELDFEFRFDFPLLKVLHWNTVKFPTPDSFLKFMSSCPILEELHACNSRITSSVEDESNENFKLFPNLKTARIFDNNVPITVLSEVQSLHLELNMNWIRCKQLPLFRRLVNIDIIFTNELLEGPLKWLLQLLQHCPILQNFTIQYYVDHQSELVGDYWIDPPTVPQCLSSQLKTFFLGGYGGNENEFQFVRYIMQNSKVLQTMTIESNPVVEINIKHQMLMKLSSTTMTSTTCKLLFD from the exons ATGGCGGATAGAATCAGCAACCTACCCGATCCAATACTCTGTGACATTCTCTCCTTCCTCCCAACCAAATTCGCCGTATCAACAACCGTTCTTTCACACAGATGGAAATCACTCCATCTCCATCTCCCCACCCTCTACTTCGAAGACGAAACCTTCCAACACTTCAAATCATTCATCAGATTCTTATCCACAAAATTTTACTCTCGCGAGATCACCGTACCAATCCATTCCTTCACCTTCAAACGCGACTCTTCCTTTCGCAACCAACGAATCGTCAATATAATTCTCATATGGATTTTTGAGCGCTTACGACTCGACAATCTCCATTTCCTCGAAATCACATTCCACGAGAATCTAAATGCTCGATTACCGAAACACATTAGTTGTAAGAATCTTCAAGTTCTTAAGTTGAATTATGTAATCATGACAGATATCAATATTTCTACTGAATTGGATTTTGAATTCCGTTTTGATTTTCCACTTCTCAAAGTTCTCCATTGGAATACTGTTAAGTTTCCTACTCCTGATTCTTTTCTCAAGTTTATGTCCAGTTGTCCTATACTAGAAGAATTGCACGCGTGTAATTCACGAATCACGTCGTCTGTTGAAGATGAATCAAATGAAAACTTTAAGCTATTTCCGAATTTGAAAACAGCAAGGATTTTCGATAATAATGTTCCGATTACCGTGCTCTCTGAGGTTCAGAGTCTGCATCTTGAATTG AATATGAATTGGATTCGTTGCAAGCAGCTTCCTTTGTTTCGTCGACTCGtcaacattgacatcatctttACCAATGAATTGTTGGAGGGGCCGTTGAAGTGGTTGCTACAATTGCTCCAACATTGCCCCATACTTCAAAATTTTACAATTCAg TATTATGTGGACCATCAGAGTGAGTTGGTTGGCGACTATTGGATTGATCCACCAACTGTTCCACAGTGTCTTTCATCGCAGCTCAAAACTTTCTTTCTTGGAGGCTACGGAGGCAACGAAAATGAGTTCCAATTTGTCAGATATATTATGCAGAACTCAAAGGTACTACAAACAATGACAATTGAGAGCAACCCTGTTGTAGAGATCAATATAAAACACCAAATGTTAATGAAATTATCTTCAACTACAATGACCTCTACAACATGTAAGCTTTTATTTGATTGA
- the LOC131593561 gene encoding F-box/FBD/LRR-repeat protein At4g26340-like isoform X2 → MLDYRNTLVFMSSCPILEELHACNSQFISLEDESEKFKLFPNLKTARIFDNNVPITVLSEVQSLHLELNMNRIRCKQLPLFRRLINIDIIFTNELLVGPLKRLLQLLQHCPILQNFTIQDCVDHQNKLVGDYWIDPPTVPECLSSQLKTFFFRGYKDNENEFQFVRYIMQNSKVLQAITIKSTLDADVNRKDQMLMKLSLTTMGSTTCNLLFD, encoded by the exons ATGCTCGATTACCGAAACACATTAGTT TTTATGTCTAGTTGTCCTATACTAGAAGAATTGCACGCATGTAATTCACAATTCATATCTCTTGAAGATGAATCAGAAAAGTTTAAGTTGTTTCCGAATTTGAAAACAGCAAGGATTTTCGATAATAATGTTCCAATTACCGTGCTCTCTGAGGTTCAGAGTCTGCATCTTGAATTG AATATGAATCGGATTCGTTGCAAGCAGCTTCCCTTGTTTCGTCGACTCAtcaacattgacatcatctttACCAATGAATTGTTGGTGGGGCCGTTGAAGCGGTTGCTACAATTGCTCCAACATTGCCCCATACTTCAAAATTTTACAATTCAg GATTGTGTGGACCATCAGAACAAGTTGGTTGGCGACTATTGGATCGATCCACCAACTGTTCCAGAGTGTCTTTCATCGCAGCTCAAAACTTTCTTCTTTAGAGGCTACAAAGACAACGAAAATGAGTTCCAATTTGTCAGATACATTATGCAGAACTCAAAGGTACTACAGGCAATTACAATTAAGAGCACTCTCGATGCAGATGTCAATAGGAAAGACCAAATGTTAATGAAATTATCTTTAACTACAATGGGCTCTACAACATGTAACCttttatttgattga
- the LOC131593561 gene encoding putative FBD-associated F-box protein At5g56820 isoform X1, which yields MADRISDLPDPILCHILSFLPTKLAVSTTILSRRWKSLYLHLPTLHFNDETFNHFDTSIKFISTKLSSPNITVPIHSFTFKRTSSVHNQPIVNVILIWTFQRLRLHNLRFLEITFHENLNARLPKHISCKNLQILNLNYVMMTDINISTELDFEFHFDFPLLKILHWNTVKFLTAESFLKFMSSCPILEELHACNSQFISLEDESEKFKLFPNLKTARIFDNNVPITVLSEVQSLHLELNMNRIRCKQLPLFRRLINIDIIFTNELLVGPLKRLLQLLQHCPILQNFTIQDCVDHQNKLVGDYWIDPPTVPECLSSQLKTFFFRGYKDNENEFQFVRYIMQNSKVLQAITIKSTLDADVNRKDQMLMKLSLTTMGSTTCNLLFD from the exons ATGGCAGATAGAATCAGCGACCTACCCGATCCAATCCTCTGTCACATTCTCTCCTTCCTCCCAACCAAACTCGCCGTATCAACAACCATTCTCTCCCGTCGATGGAAATCACTCTATCTCCATCTCCCCACCCTCCACTTCAACGACGAAACCTTCAACCACTTCGACACCTCCATCAAATTCATCTCCACAAAACTCTCCTCTCCCAACATCACCGTACCGATCCATTCCTTCACCTTCAAACGCACCTCTTCCGTTCACAACCAACCAATCGTCAACGTCATTCTCATCTGGACTTTTCAGCGCTTACGACTCCACAATCTCCGTTTCCTCGAAATCACATTCCACGAGAATCTAAATGCTCGATTACCGAAACACATTAGTTGTAAGAACCTTCAAATTCTTAATTTGAATTATGTAATGATGACAGATATCAATATTTCTACTGAATTGGATTTTGAATTCCATttcgattttccacttctcaAAATTCTCCATTGGAATACTGTTAAGTTCCTTACTGCTGAATCTTTTCTCAAGTTTATGTCTAGTTGTCCTATACTAGAAGAATTGCACGCATGTAATTCACAATTCATATCTCTTGAAGATGAATCAGAAAAGTTTAAGTTGTTTCCGAATTTGAAAACAGCAAGGATTTTCGATAATAATGTTCCAATTACCGTGCTCTCTGAGGTTCAGAGTCTGCATCTTGAATTG AATATGAATCGGATTCGTTGCAAGCAGCTTCCCTTGTTTCGTCGACTCAtcaacattgacatcatctttACCAATGAATTGTTGGTGGGGCCGTTGAAGCGGTTGCTACAATTGCTCCAACATTGCCCCATACTTCAAAATTTTACAATTCAg GATTGTGTGGACCATCAGAACAAGTTGGTTGGCGACTATTGGATCGATCCACCAACTGTTCCAGAGTGTCTTTCATCGCAGCTCAAAACTTTCTTCTTTAGAGGCTACAAAGACAACGAAAATGAGTTCCAATTTGTCAGATACATTATGCAGAACTCAAAGGTACTACAGGCAATTACAATTAAGAGCACTCTCGATGCAGATGTCAATAGGAAAGACCAAATGTTAATGAAATTATCTTTAACTACAATGGGCTCTACAACATGTAACCttttatttgattga
- the LOC131657382 gene encoding U11/U12 small nuclear ribonucleoprotein 31 kDa protein-like: MSSKKKHKQKHSESDEDDDVFFYRYCASSSTPNGTTTAATTTSSNQTQSKPNNKRSLIGETGEPLAPSKSTLYVSNLDYSLTNSDLHTLFSTFGRIARVTVLKDRHTRLSRGVAFVQFVSRHDAQRAVTEMNKKILNGRTLTASIAADNGRAPEFIRKRVYNTETETALCYECGGHGHLSYECPKNQLGPRPRPQPKKPRRGFGGVRDRDRDKDEEGDEEEEEGGRIDAEQFEDNWASVVDDEAGERLLGRNGNDGEGLDKKKTRKKGKKAGYFSDESDHDDDD; the protein is encoded by the coding sequence ATGTCAAGCAAGAAGAAACACAAACAGAAACACAGCGAAAGCGACGAAGACGACGACGTTTTCTTCTACCGCTACTGCGCTTCATCATCAACCCCCAACGGCACCACCACCGCCGCCACCACCACATCCAGTAACCAAACCCAATCAAAACCGAACAACAAACGATCGTTAATAGGAGAAACAGGAGAACCCTTAGCACCGTCAAAATCAACGCTATACGTTTCAAATCTAGATTACTCCCTAACAAACTCCGATCTCCACACGCTCTTCTCCACTTTCGGCCGGATAGCGCGTGTGACCGTTCTCAAAGATCGTCACACGCGCCTCAGCCGTGGAGTCGCGTTTGTGCAATTCGTTTCTCGTCATGACGCGCAACGTGCCGTGACGGAGATGAATAAGAAGATTCTCAATGGAAGGACTCTGACTGCTTCTATTGCTGCTGATAATGGACGTGCTCCGGAGTTTATTAGGAAGCGCGTGTATAATACTGAGACTGAGACTGCTTTGTGTTATGAGTGTGGGGGGCATGGTCATCTGTCGTATGAGTGTCCTAAGAATCAGTTGGGGCCGAGGCCGCGGCCTCAACCTAAGAAGCCGCGGCGGGGATTTGGTGGGGTGAGGGATAGGGATAGGGATAAGGATGAGGAGGGTGATGAGGAGGAGGAAGAGGGTGGTCGGATTGATGCAGAGCAGTTTGAGGATAATTGGGCTTCTGTTGTGGATGATGAAGCGGGGGAGAGGTTGCTGGGGAGAAACGGAAATGATGGTGAGGGTTTGGACAAGAAGAAGACTaggaagaaaggaaagaaagctGGGTATTTTAGCGATGAGAGtgatcatgatgatgatgattga
- the LOC131657383 gene encoding uncharacterized protein LOC131657383, translating into MNRLRDSAFTQRKRQKVSEPVLTDEERLLFNLIRSRENIGIWTGDMKRETNLPTTVVNKSLKTLIAKNMIKEVTTIQNKGRKHYMAKEFMPSEEITGGHFYHDGKLDTGYINSLKLVCLQFIFRQKISTCDGCVEWIKRSTTVFNTEVTTKQMEEILQTLVLDDEITQMISTGLGEFSSIPVGKTCYMSKSKGGVIGEKKTADLTSIPCFSCQRMSFCSPDGTLSPATCVYYQKWLDF; encoded by the coding sequence ATGAATCGTTTGCGAGATTCTGCTTTCACTCAACGGAAACGACAAAAAGTGTCTGAGCCGGTGTTGACAGATGAAGAGCGTTTACTCTTTAACCTCATACGTAGCAGGGAAAACATAGGGATATGGACTGGAGACATGAAAAGAGAAACAAATCTTCCTACTACTGTGGTCAATAAATCCCTGAAGACACTTATAGCCAAGAATATGATAAAGGAAGTTACTACTATTCAAAACAAAGGTCGAAAACACTACATGGCAAAAGAGTTTATGCCTTCCGAGGAAATCACTGGTGGTCATTTTTATCATGATGGGAAACTTGATACTGGTTATATAAACAGTTTAAAACTTGTGTGCTTGCAATTCATTTTCAGGCAGAAAATTTCCACATGTGATGGTTGTGTGGAGTGGATTAAAAGAAGTACTACAGTCTTTAATACTGAAGTCACAACAAAACAAATGGAAGAGATTTTGCAAACTTTGGTTTTGGATGATGAGATCACGCAGATGATAAGTACTGGACTTGGGGAATTTTCGTCTATTCCTGTTGGCAAAACTTGTTACATGAGCAAAAGCAAAGGTGGAGTTATAGGGGAAAAGAAGACTGCTGACTTGACTTCCATTCCATGTTTTTCTTGTCAAAGAATGAGCTTTTGTTCACCAGATGGCACTCTCTCTCCAGCAACGTGTGTCTATTATCAGAAATGGTTAGATTTCTGA
- the LOC131659945 gene encoding uncharacterized protein LOC131659945 — protein sequence MVSSPSTASSASDREDPSPAKPSPVVSEDLHRFNFSLKLSQKLDEKNFHLWRQQVEPFINAHGLTEFVVCTRVPPRFLTDEARNSGSENPAYSAWLQKDQMLLSWLQSTLSGEILSRMLGCTHAHELWDRLFQYFQKQTRARARQLRVELRAMKLDSLSV from the coding sequence ATGGTGTCTTCACCGTCCACCGCTAGCTCCGCTTCCGATCGTGAAGATCCGTCGCCGGCGAAACCTTCACCGGTCGTTTCCGAAGATCTTCACCGCTTCAATTTCTCGCTCAAGCTTTCGCAGAAGTTAGATGAGAAAAATTTCCATCTCTGGCGGCAACAAGTGGAACCGTTCATCAATGCGCACGGACTCACTGAGTTCGTCGTCTGCACTCGTGTTCCACCTCGTTTTCTCACCGATGAAGCTCGCAACTCTGGATCTGAGAATCCTGCGTATTCCGCGTGGCTTCAGAAGGATCAAATGCTCCTTTCGTGGTTGCAATCCACGTTATCTGGTGAGATTCTTTCACGAATGTTAGGTTGCACTCATGCGCATGAACTTTGGGACCGTCTGTTTCAGTATTTTCAGAAGCAAACACGCGCTCGTGCTCGTCAACTTCGTGTTGAACTTCGCGCTATGAAGCTTGACTCTCTCTCTGTTTAG